From Demequina lutea, a single genomic window includes:
- a CDS encoding amidohydrolase family protein: MSAYELTGPILADEDVVVGRAWVVGGRMTYEKPRHTDVVRVDGWVLPGFVDMHCHLSVGPAGLVEGDQIVKHAVIERDAGVLLLRDTGAAGSLDALVGREDLPKVMRSGRFIARPKRYLKGYAVEVEPGHLVAEAATQARASGDWVKIIADWIDRDLGDDADLTPLWADAELADAVAAAHSEGGRVTAHTFATESLDGLLGAGIDSIEHGTGMTAAHMERAAAAGIPVVPTLLQVANFASFAALAEERFPVFAARMQRMYERRYVQVGAMHDAGVTLLVGTDAGTSVAHGDLAREAAEMATCMPAAEVVAAATWRARRFLGAPVLAEGDPADLVLLRVDPREDISALSAPSGIMMRGLPVL; encoded by the coding sequence ATGAGCGCCTACGAGCTGACCGGTCCCATCCTTGCGGACGAGGATGTGGTGGTCGGCCGTGCGTGGGTGGTCGGTGGGCGCATGACCTACGAGAAGCCGCGCCACACCGACGTGGTGCGCGTCGACGGTTGGGTACTCCCCGGGTTCGTTGACATGCATTGCCACCTCTCCGTGGGTCCAGCGGGCCTCGTCGAGGGCGATCAGATCGTCAAGCACGCCGTGATCGAGCGCGATGCTGGCGTCCTGCTCCTTCGCGACACGGGAGCGGCCGGGTCGCTCGACGCGCTGGTTGGCCGCGAGGACCTTCCCAAGGTCATGCGTTCGGGGCGCTTCATCGCCCGACCCAAGCGCTATCTCAAGGGGTACGCGGTCGAGGTCGAGCCCGGTCATCTCGTGGCCGAGGCTGCGACCCAGGCCCGCGCCTCGGGCGATTGGGTCAAGATCATCGCCGACTGGATCGATCGTGACCTGGGCGACGATGCCGACCTCACACCGCTATGGGCGGATGCGGAGCTTGCGGATGCGGTGGCCGCCGCCCATTCCGAGGGCGGGAGAGTCACGGCACACACGTTTGCCACTGAGTCTCTTGACGGGCTGCTCGGTGCGGGGATCGACTCCATCGAGCACGGCACGGGCATGACCGCCGCGCATATGGAGCGCGCAGCGGCAGCAGGCATTCCCGTGGTGCCGACGCTTCTGCAGGTGGCGAATTTCGCGTCCTTCGCGGCACTGGCGGAGGAGAGGTTTCCCGTCTTCGCCGCACGAATGCAGCGAATGTATGAGCGCAGGTACGTGCAGGTGGGCGCGATGCATGACGCTGGAGTCACACTCCTGGTGGGCACCGACGCGGGAACGTCCGTCGCTCATGGCGACCTCGCCCGCGAGGCCGCGGAGATGGCCACGTGCATGCCCGCGGCGGAGGTGGTCGCCGCGGCCACCTGGCGCGCACGCCGATTCCTTGGCGCTCCGGTGCTCGCCGAGGGAGATCCGGCCGACCTGGTGTTGCTCCGGGTAGACCCCCGGGAGGACATCTCGGCCTTGTCTGCGCCCTCCGGGATCATGATGCGAGGTCTACCCGTTCTCTGA
- the ffh gene encoding signal recognition particle protein, which yields MFASLSDRLTATFRTLRGKGRLTEADIDGTVAEIRRALLDADVALPVVTTFTDRIRARAVGAEVSGALNPGQQVVKIVHEELVEILGGSARPLSFAKSGPTVIMLAGLQGAGKTTFAGKLAHHLKSQGHTPILVAADLQRPNAVTQLEVVGERAGVPVYAPERGVTRDDERSKGDPVKVAKNAIKEAVKRQHSVVIVDTAGRLGVDAELMKQAGDIRKAVDPDEVLFVIDSMIGQDAVATAQAFQQGVAMTGVVLTKLDGDARGGAALSVREITGVPILFASTGEKLDEFEVFHPERMASRILDMGDILTLIEQAEQKFDQVEAARMADKMAKGEDFTLTDFLSQMQQLKNMGSMKKMLTMLPGMGQAREQIENLDERELTRTEAIIQSMTPYERDNPKALNGSRRLRIASGSGTTVAQINSLVKRFEDAQRMMKAMAGGGGMPAMPGMGGGPGAFGGMPGGKKSKGKQVAPRQVKGKSGNPAKRAEQEKALRNRADAPPAPGSAFGVPQAPAPEFDPSQLPSLGKYLRG from the coding sequence ATGTTCGCCAGCTTGTCTGATCGACTGACAGCCACGTTCCGCACCCTGCGCGGCAAGGGGAGGCTCACCGAGGCCGACATTGACGGCACCGTCGCGGAGATCAGGCGCGCCCTGCTCGACGCCGATGTGGCCCTGCCCGTCGTCACTACTTTCACGGATCGGATTCGCGCCCGCGCCGTCGGCGCCGAGGTATCGGGGGCCCTCAACCCGGGCCAGCAGGTCGTCAAGATCGTCCACGAGGAACTTGTGGAGATCCTGGGTGGCAGTGCGCGGCCCCTGAGCTTTGCCAAGTCGGGACCCACGGTCATCATGCTTGCTGGCCTCCAGGGTGCGGGCAAGACGACGTTCGCCGGCAAGCTCGCGCACCACCTGAAGAGCCAGGGCCACACGCCGATCCTGGTGGCGGCCGACCTGCAGCGCCCCAATGCCGTGACGCAACTCGAGGTCGTCGGCGAGCGCGCAGGGGTGCCGGTCTACGCGCCCGAGCGGGGCGTCACGCGGGACGACGAGCGGTCCAAGGGTGATCCCGTCAAGGTCGCGAAGAACGCGATCAAGGAGGCGGTGAAGCGCCAGCATTCGGTCGTGATCGTCGACACCGCCGGACGCCTTGGCGTCGACGCGGAGCTGATGAAGCAGGCGGGTGACATCCGCAAGGCGGTAGACCCTGACGAGGTCTTGTTCGTCATCGACTCCATGATTGGCCAAGACGCGGTCGCGACGGCACAAGCCTTCCAACAGGGCGTTGCCATGACCGGCGTGGTGCTCACCAAGCTCGACGGCGACGCGCGCGGTGGCGCGGCGCTCTCGGTCCGTGAGATCACCGGAGTGCCGATCCTCTTCGCGTCGACTGGTGAAAAGCTCGACGAGTTCGAGGTGTTTCACCCCGAGCGCATGGCGAGCCGCATCCTCGACATGGGCGACATTCTCACGCTCATCGAGCAGGCCGAGCAGAAGTTTGACCAGGTCGAGGCCGCCCGCATGGCCGACAAGATGGCCAAGGGCGAGGACTTCACCCTCACCGACTTTTTGAGTCAGATGCAGCAGCTCAAGAACATGGGCTCGATGAAGAAGATGCTCACGATGCTCCCCGGCATGGGCCAGGCGCGCGAGCAGATCGAGAACCTCGATGAGCGCGAACTCACGCGCACCGAGGCGATCATTCAGTCGATGACACCGTACGAGCGCGACAATCCCAAGGCCCTCAATGGTTCCCGACGCTTGCGCATCGCATCGGGATCGGGCACGACCGTGGCCCAGATCAACTCGCTGGTCAAGCGGTTCGAGGACGCGCAGCGCATGATGAAGGCGATGGCTGGCGGCGGCGGAATGCCGGCCATGCCAGGCATGGGCGGTGGCCCTGGCGCCTTCGGTGGAATGCCGGGCGGCAAGAAGTCAAAGGGAAAGCAGGTCGCTCCGCGCCAGGTCAAGGGAAAGTCGGGAAACCCGGCCAAGCGCGCCGAGCAGGAGAAGGCCTTGCGCAACCGTGCCGATGCTCCGCCTGCCCCTGGCAGCGCCTTCGGCGTGCCTCAGGCCCCCGCACCCGAGTTTGATCCCTCGCAACTGCCAAGCCTGGGCAAGTACCTGCGCGGATGA